The following are encoded together in the Poseidonibacter lekithochrous genome:
- the ypmT gene encoding protein YpmT, with amino-acid sequence MCLVISLIFTALAYTFFQDGNMQGFYINSGIALLFIILLIRNILKTKKEKEN; translated from the coding sequence ATGTGTTTAGTGATTTCACTTATATTTACAGCTTTAGCATATACATTTTTCCAAGATGGAAACATGCAAGGCTTTTATATAAATAGTGGAATTGCTCTTTTATTTATAATCTTACTAATAAGAAATATTCTTAAAACAAAAAAAGAAAAAGAAAACTAG
- the hisA gene encoding 1-(5-phosphoribosyl)-5-[(5-phosphoribosylamino)methylideneamino]imidazole-4-carboxamide isomerase, with amino-acid sequence MDILPAIDLKDGKAVRLSKGLMDSAKIYSDEPWQVAKRFEELGSKWLHIVDLNGAFAGEPANLEQIKKIKENCNLKIEVGGGIRDEETIKMYVELGIDRLILGSIAVKDPQFVKDMAAKYPIAVGIDAMNGMVAVEGWAEVSTMEATTLAKEFANAGVEAIICTDISKDGMLCGVNVEFTESIALASGVDTIASGGVKDINDITNCKENGNIAGVIVGKAFYEGTLDLEEGFKAL; translated from the coding sequence ATGGATATTTTACCTGCGATTGATTTAAAAGATGGGAAAGCTGTAAGATTAAGTAAGGGATTAATGGATAGTGCAAAAATCTATTCAGATGAGCCATGGCAAGTTGCTAAAAGATTTGAAGAATTAGGTTCAAAATGGTTACATATTGTTGATTTAAATGGTGCATTTGCAGGTGAACCAGCTAACTTAGAACAAATTAAAAAGATTAAAGAAAATTGTAATTTAAAAATTGAAGTTGGTGGTGGTATTCGAGATGAAGAAACTATCAAAATGTATGTTGAACTAGGAATTGATAGATTAATCTTAGGATCAATTGCAGTTAAAGATCCACAATTTGTGAAAGATATGGCAGCAAAATATCCAATTGCTGTAGGAATTGATGCAATGAATGGAATGGTAGCAGTTGAAGGTTGGGCAGAAGTTTCAACTATGGAAGCTACAACTTTAGCAAAAGAGTTTGCAAATGCTGGGGTTGAAGCTATTATTTGTACTGATATTTCAAAAGATGGGATGTTATGTGGTGTAAATGTAGAATTTACTGAATCAATTGCACTAGCATCTGGAGTTGATACAATTGCATCTGGTGGTGTAAAAGATATCAATGATATCACTAACTGTAAAGAAAATGGTAACATCGCTGGTGTTATTGTTGGAAAAGCATTTTACGAAGGTACTTTAGACCTAGAAGAAGGTTTTAAAGCTCTATAA
- a CDS encoding TIGR01777 family oxidoreductase — translation MKTIAITGASGFVGTNLNKFFSSLGYKILPISREILNDQNKLEELINSSNIIINLAGANIINRWSESYKKLLYSSRIDTTSKIVNAIKNSTNKPDLLISTSAVGIYDNKQTYNEDGNKNTDFLANLCKDWENEANKAKEFGVKVSIFRFGIVLGKHGGALQKMITPFKMGVGGVIGSGKQTFSFIHIYDLLNAFRFVIDNLHEDIFNLTAPVPTTNKGLTLALGKTLKRPTILPVPEFVLNIIFSEGAKVLTDGQSVIPQKLEDLGFEFKFKTIEETIEDLC, via the coding sequence ATGAAAACAATAGCAATTACGGGCGCTAGCGGATTTGTTGGTACAAACTTAAATAAATTTTTTTCTTCTTTAGGTTATAAAATATTACCAATATCAAGAGAGATCCTAAATGATCAGAATAAATTAGAAGAGCTAATAAACTCTTCTAATATTATAATCAATCTAGCTGGAGCAAATATCATTAATAGATGGAGCGAAAGTTATAAAAAACTTCTTTATTCAAGTAGAATAGATACAACTTCAAAAATTGTAAATGCAATTAAAAACTCAACAAATAAACCAGACTTACTTATTTCAACATCAGCAGTTGGAATTTATGATAATAAACAAACTTATAATGAAGATGGAAATAAGAATACAGATTTCTTAGCAAACTTATGTAAAGACTGGGAAAATGAAGCAAACAAAGCAAAAGAATTTGGAGTTAAAGTTTCTATATTCAGATTTGGTATTGTTTTAGGTAAACACGGCGGTGCATTACAAAAAATGATAACTCCATTTAAAATGGGTGTAGGTGGAGTAATAGGAAGTGGAAAACAAACTTTCTCTTTTATTCATATTTATGACTTACTTAACGCTTTTAGGTTTGTTATTGATAACTTACATGAGGATATATTTAATTTAACAGCACCAGTTCCCACAACTAACAAAGGTCTAACTCTTGCTTTAGGAAAAACACTAAAAAGACCTACTATACTTCCAGTACCAGAATTTGTTTTAAACATTATTTTCTCTGAAGGTGCAAAAGTATTAACAGATGGACAAAGTGTTATTCCTCAAAAACTAGAAGACTTAGGTTTTGAGTTTAAATTTAAAACAATAGAAGAAACAATTGAGGATTTATGTTAG
- the hisH gene encoding imidazole glycerol phosphate synthase subunit HisH gives MIGIIDYNMGNLASVYNACHLLDAKATIVKDPNDLKNYDRIILPGVGAYKDAMEHLNETGMKEAIYNFANTGKPMIGICLGMQLLFESSQEFGHSDGLGLIDGEVIKFDKSKMHEDFKIPHMGWNTIQNKEHALFEGLDNPYLYFVHSYHAVTNEKNIIGKTTYGYDFVSAVNKDNIYGFQPHPEKSHDNGLKILKNFMKI, from the coding sequence GTGATAGGAATTATTGATTATAATATGGGTAACTTAGCAAGTGTTTATAATGCTTGTCATCTATTAGATGCAAAAGCTACAATTGTAAAAGACCCAAATGACTTAAAAAACTACGATAGAATTATTTTACCAGGTGTTGGTGCATATAAAGATGCAATGGAACACTTAAATGAAACAGGAATGAAAGAAGCTATATATAACTTCGCAAATACAGGAAAACCAATGATTGGTATTTGTTTAGGTATGCAACTATTATTCGAAAGTTCACAAGAGTTTGGACATAGTGATGGTCTTGGATTAATTGATGGAGAAGTAATCAAATTTGATAAATCAAAAATGCATGAGGATTTCAAAATTCCTCATATGGGTTGGAATACAATTCAGAATAAAGAACATGCATTATTTGAAGGATTAGATAATCCATATTTATATTTTGTACACTCATACCATGCAGTTACCAATGAGAAAAATATTATTGGAAAAACAACTTACGGTTATGATTTTGTAAGTGCAGTAAATAAAGATAATATTTATGGTTTCCAACCACATCCAGAAAAGTCACATGATAATGGATTAAAAATTTTAAAGAACTTTATGAAAATTTAA
- a CDS encoding ComF family protein, protein MYCITCSKLSLYIICKNCQNTLLKPVFNKREIEDGFYNYSFYPYSEIEDLISSKYHFHGDKIYNILARLSFLEFTKKFKIDEQILAIPIDDHSRHNFSHTAILAKHLKSSIITPKYNTLKAKNIVKYAGKDLEFRQKNPRKFQLTNIHNQTTILCDDLITTGATIKEAKKVLEKKNNKVLFSLTLDDAKL, encoded by the coding sequence ATGTATTGTATAACTTGTAGTAAACTATCTTTGTATATAATCTGTAAAAATTGTCAAAATACTTTATTAAAACCAGTTTTTAATAAAAGAGAAATTGAAGATGGTTTTTATAATTATTCTTTTTATCCCTACTCAGAAATTGAAGATTTAATTTCATCAAAATATCATTTTCATGGAGATAAGATTTATAATATTTTAGCTAGATTATCATTTTTAGAATTTACAAAAAAATTCAAAATTGATGAACAAATTTTAGCAATTCCAATCGATGATCATTCAAGACATAATTTTTCACATACTGCAATTTTGGCAAAACATTTGAAATCATCAATAATCACACCAAAATACAATACTCTAAAAGCTAAAAATATAGTCAAATATGCAGGAAAAGACCTAGAGTTTAGGCAAAAAAATCCTAGAAAATTTCAACTAACAAATATTCATAATCAAACGACAATTTTATGTGATGATTTAATTACAACAGGTGCTACAATAAAAGAAGCAAAAAAAGTTCTTGAAAAGAAAAACAATAAGGTGTTATTTTCTTTAACCCTAGATGATGCTAAACTTTAG
- a CDS encoding HD domain-containing phosphohydrolase produces MLGNDYENNVSKIKQRILSIENSFIILEKSIPYMNNGEDNKKLFEDTKTNSISFIYDVLEKMETVNNYENLNELYTLYKKESTPIAIKSREYFKKLKENQNDSFELLTNRFTKDIRTQRDIVFSSAILFAFLIIVFIMIVYKNVIKQIKTEEALTNTKNLFLQYKNAIDKTNIVSKTNTRGIITYVNDEFCKVSQFSQNELLGQPHNIVRHPNSKKSVFKDLWETIQSKKSWNGIIENRKKDGSSYFVDTTVFPIFGKDNSVDEYIAIRKDITELVELNKELSSSREEILTRIGMIAETRSKETSNHVRRVAEYSKILAKYYGIKDDEIDILYNATALHDIGKVVTPDHILNKPGKLTYDEFEIMKRHTSDGYLMLKDTHNNIIKAGSIIAHEHHEKYDGSGYPRGIKGEDIHIYARITAIADVFDALGSTRVYKSGWELNDIVKFVNEQSGKHFDPKLVKIFNDRFEDFMFIRKKFRTEY; encoded by the coding sequence ATGCTTGGTAATGATTATGAAAATAATGTATCTAAAATAAAACAACGTATACTTTCAATTGAAAATTCATTTATTATTTTAGAGAAAAGTATTCCTTATATGAATAATGGAGAAGATAATAAAAAACTTTTTGAAGATACAAAAACAAATAGTATTTCCTTTATTTATGATGTTTTAGAGAAAATGGAAACAGTGAATAACTATGAAAATCTTAATGAACTTTATACTTTATATAAAAAAGAATCTACACCAATTGCAATTAAAAGTAGAGAATATTTCAAAAAATTAAAAGAAAATCAAAATGATAGTTTTGAATTATTAACCAATAGATTTACAAAAGATATTAGAACTCAAAGAGATATTGTATTTTCAAGTGCAATACTATTTGCTTTTTTGATTATTGTATTTATTATGATTGTATATAAGAATGTTATTAAACAAATCAAAACAGAAGAAGCTCTAACTAATACTAAAAATCTTTTTTTACAATATAAAAATGCTATTGATAAAACAAATATTGTTTCAAAAACAAATACTAGGGGTATTATTACTTATGTAAATGATGAATTTTGTAAAGTATCTCAATTCTCTCAAAACGAATTATTAGGACAGCCTCATAATATTGTAAGACATCCAAATAGTAAAAAATCAGTTTTTAAAGATTTATGGGAAACAATTCAATCAAAAAAATCTTGGAATGGCATTATTGAGAATAGAAAAAAAGATGGTTCTAGTTATTTTGTAGATACAACTGTTTTTCCTATTTTTGGCAAAGATAATAGTGTAGATGAATATATAGCTATTAGAAAAGATATCACTGAATTAGTTGAGTTAAATAAAGAACTTAGTTCTTCAAGAGAAGAGATTCTAACTCGTATTGGTATGATTGCTGAAACTAGATCAAAAGAGACAAGTAATCATGTACGAAGAGTTGCTGAGTACTCAAAAATCTTAGCTAAGTATTATGGAATAAAAGATGATGAAATTGATATTTTATATAATGCTACAGCCTTACATGATATTGGAAAAGTAGTAACTCCTGATCATATTCTAAATAAACCAGGGAAGTTAACATATGATGAATTTGAGATTATGAAAAGACATACCTCAGATGGTTATTTGATGTTAAAAGATACTCATAATAATATCATTAAAGCAGGCTCTATAATTGCCCATGAACATCATGAAAAATATGATGGTTCAGGATATCCACGAGGAATCAAAGGTGAAGATATTCACATCTATGCAAGAATCACCGCAATTGCTGATGTATTCGATGCTTTAGGAAGTACAAGAGTATATAAGAGTGGTTGGGAATTAAACGATATTGTGAAGTTTGTAAATGAACAAAGTGGTAAACATTTTGATCCAAAATTGGTTAAGATTTTTAATGATAGGTTTGAGGATTTTATGTTTATTCGTAAGAAGTTTAGAACAGAGTATTAA
- the lepA gene encoding translation elongation factor 4 produces the protein MQTNIRNFSIIAHIDHGKSTLADRIIQECGSVADRDMSAQVMDTMDIEKERGITIKAQSVRLDYVKDGQNYVLNLIDTPGHVDFSYEVSRSLASSDGALLIVDSTQGVEAQTIANVYIAMDNDLELLPVVNKIDLPSADPDRVLEEVEDAIGLDCTENNLISAKTGLGVRDLIDSIVDRVPAPVGDPDAPTKALIYDSWFDSYLGALALVRVYEGSIKKGQVVRMMNTEHEQQVLSLMYPHPLKKETTDEIKTGEIGIVVLGIKTVDIIAVGDTITDAKNRTPEAIDGFEPAKPFVFAGIYPIDTDKFEDLRDALDKLRLNDSSISYEPESSAALGSGFRTGFLGMLHMEVIKERLEREFNLDLIATAPTVIYEVEKKDGEKISIQNPSELPEPNHIETIFEPYVKATILVPDEFLGNVIKLLNDKRGIQNKMDYIGTRVLLDYDIPMNEIVMDFYDRLKSTTKGYASFDYEPIGFRPGVLQKLDIKVAGDVVDALSIIVPENKALSKGREFIKALKELIPRQLFEVAIQASIGANIIARETVKSTGKNVTAKCYGGDITRKRKLLEKQKAGKKRMKSIGKVNVPQEAFMAVLKI, from the coding sequence TTGCAAACAAATATTAGAAACTTTAGTATTATTGCTCATATTGACCACGGAAAATCTACATTAGCAGATAGAATTATCCAAGAATGTGGTTCAGTAGCAGATAGAGATATGTCTGCACAAGTAATGGATACAATGGATATTGAAAAAGAGCGTGGTATTACTATTAAAGCGCAAAGCGTTAGACTTGATTATGTAAAAGATGGACAAAATTATGTTCTTAACCTAATCGACACTCCAGGTCACGTTGACTTCTCATATGAAGTATCTAGATCATTAGCTTCTTCAGATGGAGCACTATTAATTGTAGATTCAACTCAAGGTGTTGAAGCACAAACAATTGCAAATGTATATATTGCAATGGATAATGATTTAGAACTTTTACCAGTTGTAAATAAAATTGATTTACCTTCTGCTGACCCAGATAGAGTACTTGAAGAAGTTGAAGATGCTATTGGTCTTGACTGTACAGAAAACAATCTAATTTCTGCAAAAACAGGTTTAGGTGTTAGAGATTTAATTGATTCTATTGTTGATAGAGTTCCTGCACCAGTTGGTGATCCAGATGCTCCTACAAAAGCTTTAATCTATGATTCTTGGTTTGATAGTTACTTAGGTGCATTAGCGCTAGTTAGGGTATATGAAGGAAGTATTAAAAAAGGTCAAGTTGTACGTATGATGAATACAGAACATGAACAACAAGTATTATCTTTAATGTATCCACATCCTCTAAAAAAAGAGACTACTGATGAAATTAAAACTGGTGAAATTGGTATTGTAGTACTTGGTATTAAAACTGTAGATATTATTGCAGTTGGTGATACTATTACTGATGCTAAAAATAGAACACCTGAAGCAATTGATGGGTTTGAGCCAGCTAAACCATTTGTATTTGCAGGTATTTATCCAATTGATACAGATAAGTTTGAAGACTTAAGAGATGCTCTTGATAAACTAAGATTAAATGATTCATCTATTTCTTATGAACCAGAATCTTCAGCTGCTTTAGGAAGTGGATTTAGAACAGGTTTCTTAGGTATGCTTCATATGGAAGTTATTAAAGAAAGATTAGAGAGAGAATTCAACCTTGATTTAATTGCAACTGCACCAACAGTTATTTATGAAGTGGAAAAGAAAGATGGTGAAAAGATTTCTATTCAAAATCCTTCTGAATTACCAGAACCAAACCATATTGAGACAATTTTTGAACCATATGTAAAAGCAACAATTTTAGTACCTGATGAATTCTTAGGAAATGTTATTAAACTTCTTAATGACAAAAGAGGTATTCAAAATAAAATGGATTATATTGGAACTAGAGTTTTATTAGACTATGATATTCCAATGAATGAAATTGTAATGGACTTCTATGATAGATTAAAATCTACTACAAAAGGTTATGCATCATTTGATTATGAACCAATTGGATTCAGACCAGGTGTATTACAAAAACTTGATATTAAAGTTGCGGGAGATGTAGTTGATGCATTATCAATTATTGTTCCAGAAAACAAAGCTTTATCAAAAGGTAGAGAGTTTATTAAAGCCTTAAAAGAGTTAATTCCAAGACAATTATTCGAAGTAGCAATTCAAGCATCTATTGGTGCTAATATTATCGCTAGAGAGACTGTAAAATCAACAGGTAAAAACGTAACTGCAAAATGTTATGGTGGAGATATTACAAGAAAAAGAAAACTATTAGAAAAACAAAAAGCTGGTAAAAAAAGAATGAAATCTATAGGTAAGGTTAACGTACCACAAGAAGCATTCATGGCAGTACTGAAAATCTAA